A segment of the Leptospirillum ferriphilum genome:
CGCCATTACTCCTTTTTCTGTCAGCTTCTGGAAGCCTTCGTACGGACGGCGGAAGACCCGGAAAAAGAGGTGCTTCCGATGATCGAGGATGTGATTTACAGCTATAAGATGCCGTTGCACAACACCATGACCGACTATCGTCGCAAGGCTATCCTCATGGCCCGGGAAGCGCCCGACTATGACCGGAACGCCCCTCAGGCGGTTCTGACGGCCATGCTGGAAAAAATGGCCCAGAAACATGAACGCCTCAACCGCCCCATCCTCAAAATGACGGAAAAGATGCGCTCCCGCTTGAGCGTCCGTTAAGAAACCGGCAGGAGGCGATCGTCAGGATGAATTTCTTGCGGATTCCAAAACGCCTCCCTCTCCCTTCTTGCCCATGACCCCTTCCCCACCCCGGACAGATGACTGGTATACGCATTTTGACTGGCGAATTCTTCTTCTCTTCGTCAGTCTGGCGATTCTCGTTTCCCTGTATACAAGAACCTACGGAAAATGGGTGAAAGGAGGAATCCTCGTCCTCCTCATTGCTCTTTACTATTTTGTCCTCTACTGGTCGACACACTCCTGACCGACCTAATCCTGTCCGGAAGCAGCAATCTCCTCTTTGAGCAATTCCCTGATTGTCTCAAGGCCTTCCCGGAGGACAAAATCATGAAAGCTTTCTTCGGGATCCGAAGAGTCTTCATACATTCCCACAAGACGGGAGAGGAGAGGGGCAGCCTGTTCCTGGGAAATCCGGATCCCCGCCCGCGTATTGAAAAACTTTCGGGAACCGGTCTCTCCGCCCAGAAAAAGATCGAACCCGTCCTGGAGAATCCCGTCCCTCCCCTTGAACTGAACACCCTGCAGGCCGATTTCCGCGATCCTCTGCTGCCCGCAGTCGTTGGGGCATCCCGTCACATGGATGTTCAGGGGTTTTCTGGGATGCGGGTAAAGCCGGTCGAGTTCTTGGGCCAGGCTCTTTGACCAGTCTTTCGTTTCGACCAGAGCGAGCCGGCAAAAGCTTTTCCCTGTGCAGGAGACCGTCCGGGACAGAAAATGGGACCCGTCGAGAGGGAGGCCCCACTCTGCCAGACGGGAAGCCACGGTCTCCCGGGCATTTTCGGAAATCCCGGCGATCAGTAAGTTTTGCTGCGGGGTGAGGCGAATGTCTTTGTCTGCGTAAACTTCCGACAACCAGGCGATCTTGTCGATCAGGTCGGGCGTGAGTCCTCCCTGATTCAGGGGGATCCCGAGGCTCCATTTGCCAACGTCTTTCTGCCTCTGAAACCCGGCATGATCCCGGACGGTCTGGGCGGGGCGATGACGTTCGACGGGAACCCAGGCTTCCGGCAAAAAGTCGAGGTGCCGGGACAATTCTTTTTCGAACCGTTCCCGGTCCCAGCCGTGTTCCAGAAACAGAAACTTCAGCCGGGCCCGTTCCCTCTTTTGCCGAAGGACATCCTGATCCCGGAAAAGACTTGCGATCCCGACCAGAAGCGGGATGATCTGCTCCCGGTTGAGAAAATAATGGAGGCGCACGGCAAAATGCGGACGGGTCGAAAGCCCCCCTCCGACCTGCACGGAAAACCCTTCCCGACCGTCTTCATGGCGAACCGGGGTGATCCCGACATCGTTGATTTCCGGATAGGTGCATTCCGATTCGCATCCGCACAGAGTGATCTTGAATTTTCGGGGAAGGTTGTAGAACACGGGATTTCCGTTCAGGGCCCGGGTAGCCTCCGCGACCAGATCCGCCAGGTCGTTCCGGGGATCGCAGTCGAGTCCGCTCAGGGGGCAGCTCGTGATGTTCCGGGTGTCATCGCCGCAGGCTCCCATGCTGGTCATTCCTTCGGAGGCCAGTTGGTCAAAGATATCCGGAAGAGCTTCGGCCGGAATCCAGTGGAACTGGATATTCTGACGCACCGTGATGTCCGCCGTTCCCCGGGCGTATTTGGCGGAAAGCCGGCCGATCAGGCGAAACTGTCGGGCGGAAAGCTTTCCCCCGGGAAGCCTCAGGCGCAGCATGAAAAACGGATCCGTCCCCCCTTTTGTTCCCGCCCCGTCTCCCTGGGGATAAAGCCCCCACCAGCGAAGCCTTACGTTGAACTCTTCTTCCGGAAAGGAACCAAATCCCTGTCGGGCGTATTCCAGGATTTCGGGAAGCATCTCCCAGGGATTTTTTTCTCCCTTGATCCGTTCATGCTTCGCTGTCTTCGATTCTTCCGGTTGGGTCATGAGATGGGCTCTCTTTCTATTTGGTTATTAAATTATATACCTTATAACCTAATAAAAAGAGCACTATTTGTCAAGAGAATCTCCCTGAAAAGGGAACCCAGTGATGTCAGGAAAATATTTTGCCGGGAGCAGTCCGAATTGACTTTTTGACGTCTATCTTCGATATTAAAACGATTAAAAATTCCTCGCCGTCCGACCGGTCTCAAGAGTGAACCGCAAGACGGATACAATTCTGTGAGACCCTGTCATTCCGGAGTACCCATATTTACCGCATGAAGTCGAGAATATTCCACACTTTTTCTTCGGAAGACCGGAGACAGCCTTTTTCCTGGAAAATG
Coding sequences within it:
- a CDS encoding nitrite/sulfite reductase, with product MTQPEESKTAKHERIKGEKNPWEMLPEILEYARQGFGSFPEEEFNVRLRWWGLYPQGDGAGTKGGTDPFFMLRLRLPGGKLSARQFRLIGRLSAKYARGTADITVRQNIQFHWIPAEALPDIFDQLASEGMTSMGACGDDTRNITSCPLSGLDCDPRNDLADLVAEATRALNGNPVFYNLPRKFKITLCGCESECTYPEINDVGITPVRHEDGREGFSVQVGGGLSTRPHFAVRLHYFLNREQIIPLLVGIASLFRDQDVLRQKRERARLKFLFLEHGWDRERFEKELSRHLDFLPEAWVPVERHRPAQTVRDHAGFQRQKDVGKWSLGIPLNQGGLTPDLIDKIAWLSEVYADKDIRLTPQQNLLIAGISENARETVASRLAEWGLPLDGSHFLSRTVSCTGKSFCRLALVETKDWSKSLAQELDRLYPHPRKPLNIHVTGCPNDCGQQRIAEIGLQGVQFKGRDGILQDGFDLFLGGETGSRKFFNTRAGIRISQEQAAPLLSRLVGMYEDSSDPEESFHDFVLREGLETIRELLKEEIAASGQD